The following proteins are co-located in the Dromiciops gliroides isolate mDroGli1 chromosome 2, mDroGli1.pri, whole genome shotgun sequence genome:
- the LOC122744404 gene encoding protocadherin beta-16-like gives METTAGKTQWNRQVIFFIVALLLSEASSETGEFSVAEEMESGSFVANVVKALGLEVGELYARGSRVASNHNKQFLQLDQKTGDLFLSEKLDREELCGPTEPCVLPFQILLENPLQFFRAELQVRDINDHSPTFPDPDILLRISESTTLGTAFPLKIAQDLDVGINSLQNYTISLNSHFLLHIHTRSDGRKIPELVLNKALDREEQPELTLTLTAMDGGSPMRSGTAQVRVTVVDVNDNPPLFVQSRYQVQILENSPIGSLVVTVYARDLDSGINGDITYALFQASDEVSQTFGIDPVSGEIRLKKQVDFEAIQKYEVDIEATDIGALSGKCTVLVQVMDLNDNSPELTMLSLTSLIPENVPESVVAVFSIRDRDSGENGRMICSIQEDLPFSLKPHLGNFYSIITEGALDRESRSDYNITITVMDLGFPRLKTEHNITVFISDINDNPPVFIQTVYTLYLRENNTPALHIGSISASDRDSGTNAKVTYSLQPPETGDLPLFSYISINSDNGHLYALRSLDYEAIQTLQFTVRATDGGSPALSSQALVQIVVQDENDNSPFVLYPLQNGTTPCNDLVPKTAEPGYLVTKVVAVDQDSGQNSWLSYQLLKATDPGLFTVWAHNGEVRTARPISDRDAIKQRLLVLVKDNGQPPLTIVSTLNVLLVDGFSEPFVKLPDEPKDEPQTDSLTVYLIISLVSVSFLFLVSVILFISIRLWRKGDALEGDRLEPNCQFSGHLVDVNGTGTLSQSYQYEVCLTTGSGNTDFRFLKPINHNLPPPVSNRDSEEDQVFQNTYMLG, from the coding sequence ATGGAGACTACTGCAGGAAAGACACAATGGAACAGGCAAGTGATATTTTTTATTGTAGCTTTACTATTGTCTGAGGCGAGTTCCGAGACGGGGGAGTTTTCTGTGGCAGAGGAGATGGAGAGCGGCTCCTTTGTGGCCAATGTGGTGAAAGCGTTAGGTCTGGAAGTGGGGGAGTTGTATGCGCGGGGTTCGCGGGTAGCCTCTAACCATaacaaacaatttttacaacTGGATCAGAAGACAGGGGATTTGTTTCTAAGTGAGAAACTGGACCGGGAGGAGCTGTGCGGCCCCACCGAGCCCTGTGTGCTGCCTTTCCAGATCTTACTGGAAAACCCTTTGCAGTTTTTCAGGGCTGAACTGCAAGTGAGAGACATAAATGACCATTCGCCCACGTTTCCAGACCCTGACATACTCCTGAGAATATCAGAAAGCACCACGCTAGGGACTGCCTTCCCTTTAAAAATCGCTCAGGACTTGGATGTTGGCATTAACAGCCTTCAGAACTACACCATCAGCCTCAACTCGCATTTCCTCCTTCACATTCACACCCGGAGTGATGGCAGAAAGATCCCAGAGCTAGTGTTGAATAAAGCTCTGGATCGTGAGGAGCAGCCGGAACTCACACTAACCCTCACGGCCATGGATGGTGGGTCCCCCATGAGGTCTGGGACAGCCCAAGTGCGGGTTACCGTTGTGGACGTTAATGACAACCCGCCTCTGTTTGTTCAGTCAAGGTATCAAGTGCAGATTCTAGAGAACAGCCCCATTGGATCTCTGGTAGTGACTGTCTATGCTCGAGATTTAGACTCTGGAATCAATGGGGATATCACCTATGCCTTATTCCAAGCTTCAGATGAAGTCAGCCAAACATTTGGAATTGATCCAGTCTCAGGAGAAATTCGACTGAAAAAACAAGTAGATTTCGAGGCAATTCAGAAATATGAGGTGGATATTGAGGCCACGGACATCGGGGCCCTTTCTGGGAAATGTACTGTTTTGGTCCAAGTGATGGATCTGAACGACAATTCCCCAGAGCTGACTATGTTGTCATTAACTAGCCTTATTCCAGAGAACGTTCCAGAGAGTGTGGTCGCTGTTTTCAGCATCAGAGATCGTGACTCTGGGGAAAATGGAAGGATGATTTGCTCTATTCAAGAGgatcttcctttctccttgaAACCTCATTTGGGGAACTTCTATTCAATAATAACTGAGGGAGCTCTAGACAGAGAAAGCAGGTCGGACTACAATATCACCATTACTGTCATGGATTTGGGGTTTCCAAGACTGAAAACCGAGCACAACATCACAGTGTTCATTTCCGACATCAATGACAACCCACCAGTATTTATTCAGACAGTGTACACTCTCTACCTCCGGGAGAACAACACCCCCGCCCTTCACATTGGTAGCATCAGTGCCAGTGATAGAGACTCAGGGACCAATGCCAAAGTTACCTACTCCCTGCAGCCTCCAGAGACTGGAGACCTGCCCCTCTTCTCCTACATCTCCATCAACTCAGACAATGGACATCTCTATGCCCTGAGATCTCTGGATTATGAAGCCATCCAAACTCTCCAGTTCACTGTGAGGGCAACTGATGGAGGCTCCCCAGCCCTCAGCAGCCAGGCTCTTGTCCAGATTGTGGTTCAGGATGAGAATGATAACTCTCCCTTTGTGCTGTACCCCCTGCAGAATGGCACAACTCCCTGCAATGACCTGGTGCCCAAAACAGCAGAGCCAGGTTATCTGGTCACCAAGGTTGTTGCTGTAGATCAGGACTCTGGACAGAATTCCTGGCTTTCCTACCAACTTCTCAAAGCCACAGACCCAGGGCTTTTCACCGTGTGGGCACATAATGGAGAAGTTCGAACAGCAAGGCCCATCAGTGACAGAGACGCCATCAAGCAGAGACTCTTGGTGCTGGTGAAGGACAATGGGCAGCCTCCTCTAACCATAGTGTCCACACTGAATGTGCTCTTAGTGGATGGATTCTCTGAGCCCTTTGTGAAGCTTCCAGATGAGCCCAAAGATGAGCCACAGACTGATTCCCTTACAGTCTACTTGATCATATCTTTggtttctgtctcctttctgttcctcGTCTCTGTCATCCTTTTCATTTCCATAAGGctgtggagaaaaggggatgcaTTGGAAGGTGATCGCTTAGAACCCAACTGCCAATTTTCAGGTCACTTGGTGGATGTCAATGGCACTGGGACCCTATCCCAGAGCTACCAGTATGAGGTGTGTTTGACCACTGGCTCTGGGAACACTGACTTCAGGTTTCTGAAGCCAATTAATCACAATCTCCCTCCTCCAGTTTCCAACAGGGACTCGGAGGAAGATCAAGTCTTCCAAAATACCTATATGCTTGGTTAA